DNA from Geobacillus vulcani PSS1:
GGGAAGCGATTCGATTCTCGTTTTCAAACGGCATCTGTTCGAGCTGCTTGATGATCCTCTCCTGCCGATGGACAGGATGGTTTTGACTTAATTTCGCTTTCCCCTCTATTCGCTCGATATGGATTTCAAAGGCTTGAATTCCATTAATCATATTGGAAAACAGCCGACGATCGACCTCTGACAGTTGATAACCGCTTCCCGGTGCCTCGTATTTTTCTACCATCTCGTGCAGAGATTTCATAACTGCCCCTTCATCATCAATCAACTCCACGTTCCCGTACACATGGACGGCCACATAATTCCACGTCGGCACCGCTTGGTTCGTTTCATACCAAGACGGGGAAATATAACTGTGCGGGCCGTGGAACATCGCCAAAACCTTCTGCTGTTGAATGTCTTTCCATTGCGGATTCGAGCGGGCAAAATGACCGTACAAACACATTTTCTCCCGATCAAGCAACAGCGGCAAATGCGTGGCAAACAGCTCTCCTTGGTGCATCGACACCAAGGTGGCAAAGCTGTTCTCCTCGATTACCTGATAAGCGAGATCCACATCGCTGATAGCAAAATGTTTCGGAATATACATTTTGATCTCTCCTCCCTGTTTTTTCATCTTAACAAGCAAGCCTTTACGATGTATCATATAACTAAATCTGACATAAAAAAAGTGACAATAACAAAAAATAAAACATGTCAGAGGGATG
Protein-coding regions in this window:
- a CDS encoding FMN-binding negative transcriptional regulator translates to MYIPKHFAISDVDLAYQVIEENSFATLVSMHQGELFATHLPLLLDREKMCLYGHFARSNPQWKDIQQQKVLAMFHGPHSYISPSWYETNQAVPTWNYVAVHVYGNVELIDDEGAVMKSLHEMVEKYEAPGSGYQLSEVDRRLFSNMINGIQAFEIHIERIEGKAKLSQNHPVHRQERIIKQLEQMPFENENRIASLMKKKLKNKE